Within Cellulophaga sp. L1A9, the genomic segment TGAGCTCGGTGAAATTGTAGTATCGGTGAAGATGCCGGTTACCCGCAGTGGGACGAAAAGACCCCGTGCACCTTTACTATAGCTTCGTATTGGTTCTGGGTAAGTAATGTGTAGGATAGCTGGGAGACTTTGAAGCGGCGTCGCCAGGCGTTGTGGAGTCATTGTTGAAATACCAGCCTTTGCTTATCTAGGGCCTAACCCTAACACTAGGGAACAGTGCGTGGTGGGTAGTTTGACTGGGGTGGTCGCCTCCAAAAGAGTAACGGAGGCTTCTAAAGGTACCCTCAGTACGGTTGGTAATCGTACGTAGAGTGCAATGGCACAAGGGTGCTTGACTGAGAGGCATACAGGCCGAACAGGTTGGAAACAAGAGCATAGTGATCCGGTGGTTCCGCATGGAAGGGCCATCGCTCAAAGGATAAAAGGTACGCCGGGGATAACAGGCTGATCTCCCCCAAGAGCTCATATCGACGGGGGGGTTTGGCACCTCGATGTCGGCTCGTCACATCCTGGGGCTGGAGAAGGTCCCAAGGGTTGGGCTGTTCGCCCATTAAAGTGGCACGCGAGCTGGGTTCAGAACGTCGTGAGACAGTTCGGTCTCTATCTACTGCGGGCGTTAGAAATTTGCGTGGATCTGACTCTAGTACGAGAGGACCGAGTTGGACTGACCTCTGGTGCACCAGTTGTTCCGCCAGGAGCATTGCTGGGTAGCTATGTCGGGATTGGATAAGCGCTGAAAGCATATAAGCGCGAAACCAGCCACAAGATGAGATTTCTTTAAAGGGCCGTGGGAGATGACCACGTTGATAGGCTATAGGTAGAAGGGCAGTAATGTCTGTAGCCAAGTAGTACTAATAGCCCATAGGCTTGCACAACTTGCCCCCTTTATTAGGGGGCGGACTTCCTTTTTACATTACATAAGCCGTAAATCGTAGCTTACTTTAATTATATACAAGTGTTTTATGTGAGTGGTTATACCACCCATTTTGTCCCTTTAATATGTTAACAATATTAGTTGCTATACCATAGGTGTAGTACAAAGATTTAAGGTGACCATGGCGATAGGGTCCACCCCTTACCATTCCGAACAGGGAAGTTAAGCCTATCAGCGCCGATGGTACTGCTATACCAAGTGGGAGAGTAGGTCGTCGCCTTTTTTTAATCAAGTCCTCAATAGAAATATTGAGGACTTTTTTTTGTTTATAAAGGTTTGTGTAGTATTGCATCCTCCCCAAGGCAATCGGGAGTATAGCGCTCTACCTAATATTAAATCACCATCGAAGTATGTTCTTAGGACTTGGAACAATCCTTTAGTGTATAATTCGTCTTTAATGCACTCTATTAATACTTTAACACCGCTCAAGACTTCCTTTTTTTGAATTAATCTTTACAGGGCTGCCCTGTCAAGGGATGTTTTATTGCATTTATTGTGTTTGGTATCTAGTATTTCAGGAAATTGTTCAAAATTAGGTACTACCTTAGTTTCTTATATTATGGCTTCAATACCTCCTTTTTACCCTTGGTTATTTATTAGCTTATAAATATGTACTGTTTCCTCTTTAGAAGGCGCCATTTCATCTAGGGAAAGCTGTTTTCTTATATATTGGTTGAAGATCTATATTTGTTTGGTGTGAGGTGTTTTTTGGTTTATAAACTCGTCTAAATAACCTCAGTATGTGCTCCTTTGTTTTCTTCTGGTAATACCTGAAAAAAGGAGCTATGATATAACATTCTGTAGTTTTAGTATGGCTCAGGTACTTTAAGCTGTAAACTCCTTGGTCATGTGAATGCCTCGTGCTGTTTCTTTAGTGTGCTTATCCAGCCAAGGTCCACACCTACTATAAAGATAAATGGACTTTCCGCGTAATGGAAAGTCTCAAACGATTATCTCTTTGCAAAATCCATGTATTATTAAATTGTGATGTGTTTCTTCCTCAGGATTTCTTTCTTTTATAAGAGAATTGAAGTGTTCCATCTTCCGTTTTATGCTATGGCAAAGAGAATTATTAATAATTCTGGCAAGAGAAACTTTAAGTGGCCCTGTTTTAAAGCAAAGATCTTATTTAATTTCAGCAGTAATTTGGAGATTGATTCGTTTTCATTAAGCTATGAAACTTTTTCTAAGTGCCAATACTAAAAATCTTTCTTTCAAATTAGGCTTGTCTAAAGTGATTTACTTAAATAGGAAAGTTTATTATTTCGCTTTGGGAAGGGTAAAATAAAAACAGGTTCCTATATTTAATGTGCTTTCTGCCCAAATACTTCCGTTATTTTTTTCAATCATTTCTTTACACAACACAAGGCCTAGTCCTGTGCCTTTTTCATTGTTTGTTCCATATGTAGTAAAAGTTTCTTGGGTATTAAATATTTTGTTTAAAGCTTCTTCTGTTATTCCTACCCCAGTATCTTTTATATAAATTTCCCAATGGTTTTGTTTTTCTGTAGCTCCAAATGTGATTTTTCCATTCTCAGGAGTAAATTTTAAAGCATTACTAGTAAGGTTTCGGATTGCAATGCTAATTTGGTTTTTACCAGACCAGGTCAACACTTCTTCATTTATATTATTTTCAAAAGTGATCGATTTTTTATCTGCCATTTTCGATAATAACGCATTATTTTGAGTAATTAAAGTACCTATATTGGTGTTTTCTGGTTCGGTAATAATATCATTCATTTCGGTTTGTCCCCAAGAAAGTAAATTATTCAAGGTAAAAGCAATACAGTCAATGCCTTCCCCCATTGTAGGGGCAAGTTCAATAAATTCTGTAGCGTTAATTTGCTTGCTAGTAAACAAATCAAACATGGACTTAAATGAATTAATGGGGCCTCTTAAGTCATGAGCAATAATAGTAAATAACTTAGTTTTAGTAGTATTAGAATGTAATAAATGTTTTTCCTTGACTTGTAGTTCTTTTGTTTTTGTAGTTAACTTTCTGTTTAAAAGACCTTGTGTTTTGTTATTCTTTTTTAGGATATAAATAATAATAGAGAATGCAATGATGATTAAAATAGCACCATAAAAATACAATCGTTGTTTTGCAGCTACTTTCTCATTTTCCAAAATGTAGCGTTCTTTTTCTTGATCAAACTCAAGATTGGATTTTAGTATTTTTAATTCTTTTTGATTGTTCTTTTTATTTATGGTATCAGAAATAGCTTTAAATTCTTCTAAGTAATAAAGTGCTGCTTCGGTTTGGTGTGTTTCTTTTTTTAATTGATAAAGTGTTTTTAAAATTTCATCACGCTCATCTAGTACGTTTAAGTTTTTACTCAATTCTAGTGCTTTTAAACCATAGGTCTCAGTTTTTTTATAGTCTTTGAGTTTCAGATACGTTTTAGACATTCCGTTGTATAAGGATATTTTGTACCTCGTTTGTGCAATATCTTTGTGTATTTTTTCACTTTTTTGAAACCATTTTAAGGCTTCAGAAGCCTTTTCTTGTTTAAGAAAAATGTTTCCTTTCAATTCATATGCATAGGTTAACCATTCTTGTAATTCAAGTTTTTCTAAAAGTGGTAAGCCTTCATCTATTTTTTCTGAAGCCTTTCTTAACTCATTGTTGTCTATATATGTTGCGGCTAAATTAATTAGCGTTACCGCAGTTATTCTTTCATTACCTGTTCTTCTATTTAATTCCATAGCTTTGTTTAGGAAATAAATACATTGTTTATACTCATTCTGTAAGCTATAAATAACTGTGATGTTGATATATAAAATGGCTAGCGTTTCTTCATCTTTATTTTGTTTGGCTATTTCAATACCGCTCAGATATTCGTTGAGTGCTTTGGTGTATTCTTCTTTATGTAAATACGCTGTAGCCAAACTACTTTTTGAGAGTAAGATAACATCAACATAGTTATTTACTTCTGCACTAGAACGCGCTTTAATAAAGTTTTCTATGGCAAGTTCTTTTTCGCCAGTTTCAGAATAATAATTTCCTAAAATAATATAGCCTTTTGCTTCTCCTTTAGTATAGTCAATTGCTTTACTCAGAGCAATAGATTCTTTAGCTATGATGTTTAGGCTATCTAAATTATAAAAACCATAAGCTTTCCCGTAGGTATAAAGCAAATTGATATAAAGTGTATCTTTCTGGTAATTAGGTTTTAATTTAAAGGTCTCTATGTTTTGATATAGGCTGTCTTTTATCGTTTTTTGACCATATATAGTGTATAGATTAAAAAACATGACGAAACATAATAAAACAAAACTGTCCCGTATTTTTATAGGTCTTATTCTTAGCATTAAAGTAGGTCTTAGGCGAGTTGGGCTCACATTAAAGGACAAAGGTAGCCTAGGTATTTAGATTATCAGGGGATTGTAGTTTAATGACAATTGTAGTACGTTGAATGTACAAATACTATCGATAAACAAACGCTATTTTAGCTACTTTTGTCGATGTTATTGGCATGTTAGATTTTTTGACGCCTGATTTTTAACTACTTATAAGCGTTAAGCAATCTTATTATTTTTAATATGGAATAAAGATGCTTTCGAGAGTTACTTTTTGTAAGTTCAAACCATATACACCGTCAATTATACTATTCGTTGATGTAGGTTTAGATTCATAAATTATGAGTTTTTAATTCTTTTCGTTTTCGGCTAATGTAAGTTAGTTCTTGAAGGGAGTTGTATGTATATATCATAGTGTTTAACAAATTAACAGCAAGAGAAATGAAGGAGTATAGGTTAGGGTATGTATTGGCAAGAATTGCTATAGGAGTTAGTATGTTTGGCCATGGTTTGGTGCGATTACCTAAATTAGAGGGATTCAAAAATCATATAGTAGGAAGTTTTGCGGAATCTATGATTCCAGAGATTTTGGTCACGCCTTTTGCCTACACATTACCCATCCTAGAATTTGTAGTGGGAGTATTACTTATTATTGGGCTATTTACAAAAGAGGCTTTAGTATTAGGTACAATGATAATGATTGCCTTAGTTTTTGGAAGTACTATGATTGAGAATTGGGGAATTATAGATTCTCAATTACTACATGCGCTTATATTTATTGGTTTATTGTTAGGCATTAAATATAATCATTGGTCACTTGATACTAAAGTGAACAAATAATGGCCATACTTAAAAATGTAGAAAGTTCCCCCCGGATTCTTTTATAATTAAGCAGGCCAAAATAAGTTATACTATTGTAATCGTTCTTGCCAATAAAATGCTCTTATGCAAAATGAATACTACATTTATGCACTATTATCTTTAAAAATACAAAGGTACTAGTGTAAAACTTTACAACCTTGCGGTTTTCCGCAAGGTTGTAAAGTTTTCTAATTTTAGACTAAAAAAATGAGTGCTAAAATGGCGAAGCGAAGGGTCGAGAAGTACTTTTTTATCCAGTATACCGGTTATTTAATTCTTCTACAACCAAATTGTAGGGTTTTACAACATAAATAATAGATAATACAATATCAGGATTAGTTTTGTGTGAATAATCAACCATACTAAATTAAGATGAAAAATTTATTTTTACTAGCAGCATTTATGTGCCTTGGATCAATGTATAGTCAAGAAGGCCTAAAATTCGGAATTCAAGGAGGATTACCACTAGAGAATTTTAATGATCAAGTAGGTGTTGTCATAGGGGCCGATTTTGGCCATATGTGGGCGCTAAATGAAACCATTGACCTTGGTGTAATGACAGGTTATATTCATGGTTTCCCAGAAAAGTATGGTACGGAAGATGTTTTAATCACACTGCCAAGTATTCAATTTTTACCCGCAGCAGCCTCCTTGCGTATTTGGGGGTCTAATTCATTTTCTTTTGGAGGAGATATAGGTATGGCAATAGGACTAAATGATGGTAATGATGGTGGTTTTTATTACAGACCCCAATTTGGATTTCTTATGGGACCAAGTACAGAATTGAACTTTTCTTATACTGGAATTCAATTAGAAGAGACCTCTTGGAATACCGTAACTATTGGTATTTTATATACACTTCAATTAAAAAGACCTTATTAGTAGATTCTGTGCTATATTTTAAACCTAATTAAGTTCTTTGATACTAGTTTTTAGCCTTTGATAGCGCGTATTAACTGCTAAATTCCTACATTTTAAAGCTAATAATTGGTATTTTAATTTGTAACACCTAAATTTACTTTGTAAGAGTATTCTTAAGCGTGAGTGTCACGCACTCTTGTTTGCTTGAATAAGAAATAAGTATTAAGTTTTTATAGTTTTATACGCTTAAAGATACGTGCTACTTTCTATTTTTTAAATTAAAATCAGTAACCGTGAGCTTTAATTTTCAGAATCTTGATTCAGAATTACTTGATTTTGCAATAATTGCAACTTCACTTTCAAATTGTGCTGCAGCGTTAATCACACTTTCTGATGGTAAAACAATTCAAGTAAAGTCTAACCATGGTGCTACAGGCTTCGCTACATCTTTTTACCAAAATATCTTATTAAGTACCACTGATGAAATACTCTTAAAATCAAATTTAAGAGCAGCAGATAAAACAAATGTTTTTGATTTCTATTTAGGGATTCCTTTAAAAACAAAAGATCAAAATTCTTTTGGAGTTTTGAGTTTGTGGCATGAGACGGAGGTAGAAATTAAAGAATCGCAATTAAATGCCCTCAAAGCTTTAGCACGGCAAATTGAAAATAAGCTAATTCCAGAGCATCAATTTCAATCTTTAATACTCGATGATGCTACTTTCTATGAAAATAGTTTAAAGAGCAGTAAAGTTGGTCTATGGGAATTAAATGTAAATACTTCAGAGTTTAAACTAAATGAGGTATCCATCAATACCTTGGGATACCATAAGAAAGATTTCAAAGATTTTAGTTTTAAGACTTTTCTAAAAATTATTTACAAAGATTATGTTCAGGAATCGCTTTCTTATTTAAGTCAAATTAAGAATAGAGAAATTGAAGCTTATGAGCATGTCATTAGAGTACGCCATAAAAAAGGGTATTGGAGTTGGATGACAATTACCGGCCAGGTTACCAAATGGAGCGCTAATGGTGATCCTGAGATTGTGGCTGGAACTATGTTAGATATTCATGATTTTAAAACAATTGAATTCCAACTTAATTCTATTATTGATAATATAGATTGTGTAGCTTTTAGGCATATTTTTTTCCTAGACGGGAGTCAGGAAATTGTTCATCTTACCAAAGGAACTGAGAAATTATGGGGACTTACAAATCAAGAAGTTTATACTAGCTTTGATCCAGTTTGGAACTTATTACTTGAAGAAGAGAAACCACGCTTAAAAGGGATTCTAGAAAATTCTGTAGCAACTCTCGAGAAATGGGAAACTGAATGGAGAATTCAACATCCTGATGGCAGTACACGTTGGCATAAAGGTCAAGGTAATCCTATTAAAAATAAAAATGGTAGTGTTAGTATTGATACGGTAATTATAGATATTACTGATCATGTTAGTAAAAAAGAAGAATTACGTCTTCTAAATAAAAAATTAAATCAGGCACAAGAAATTGCAAGTCTTGGATATTGGGAATTTGATTTAGAAAAAGGAACCGAATACTGGTCAGAGAATGTTTATGATATTTTTGGTTTAGATAAAGGTATTCCATTAACGCCAGAAGAAACTATAACAAGTTTAATTTTTGAGGAAGATATTCCTGCAGTTATCGAAAAAAGACAAAATGCAATTGAAAACAATCAAGAGTTTTTTTTAGAGAATAGAATAAAACAATCAGACGGTTCTGTAAAATGGATTCGTCAAATTGGAAATTTTATCAAAAATGAAAATAATGAAGCAATATTTTATGAGGGTACTATCCAAGATATTACAGAAAGTAAATTAGTTTCTCTAAGCTTAGAAGATACAATACAACGTTATAATTTAGTTACAAAGGCAACTTCTGATGCAATTTGGGATTTAGATTTCAAAACTGGAGAAATTTTTAGAGGAGAAAATTATATTAAACTTTTTGGCTATTCTAAGGAGAATATGTCCAGTTTGGATACTAGTCTTTGGGAACGGCATATACATCCTGATGATCATGATAGAGTGGTTAATTCCTTTAATTCTTCAATTGAAAAAGGGGAATATTTCTGGGAAGAAGAGTACCGGTTTATCAATGTAAATAAGGAGTATTCTAATGTTATAGATAAAGCGTTTATTGTACGTAACGACTATGGTGAGGCTTTAAGAATGGTAGGCGCCATGCAAGATGTTACTGAAAAACTTCAAGCTATTGAAGATATTAAAAGATCTAATGAACGTTTTGAAAAAGTATCTGAAGCAACTAATGATGGCATTTGGGATTGGGATTTAATTAATGACGTTGTATTTTATGGTTCTGGTTATGAAGAATTGTTTGGTTATCCCAAAAATGAAGGAAAAGCAGATCCCGCTGTCTGGATAAGTAGAATTCATCCAGAGGACAAACCTAAAGTATTAGAGCTAGTAAATAATCTAATAGAATTTAAAACACAAGAATATTTTAACTGTGAATATCGTTACTTAAAAAGTGATGGCGAGTATGCTAATGTAAGTGATAGAGGTAGCGTCATGAAAAATGAACTAGGCGAAGTTATTCGTATTGTTGGTGCTGCACAAGATATCACAGATAGAGTAAAGTATACAGAAGAGATAAGAAATGCCAATGAGCGTTTTGAAAAAATTGCAGAAGCTACACATGATGCAATTTGGGATTGGGATTTGGTAAATAATACCTTGTATCAAGGCAAGGGATATCAAACATTATTTGGTCATAACCCAGAAGAAATTGACCTCACTTTTGAATTTTGGAGAAATAATGTGCACCCAGATGATTTAGCGCAAGCATTAGCAAGTACAGAAGTTCTTTTAAATGAAAAAACGGGTACGTATTTCAAGTCAGAATATCGCTATTTAAAAAGTGATGGTACGTATGCAAATGTCATTGATAATGGTAGCGTCATAAGAAATGAAAAGGGAAACGTGGTAAGAATGGTTGGTGCCATGCAGGATATTACGGAAAGAAGAACATTTGAAGCTTCCTTAAAAAAATTAAATAACGATTTAGAAAAGCAGGCAGAAGAGCTTTTGCGTTATAATGAAGAGCTCGAACAGTTTGCCTATGTGGTTTCTCATGATCTTCAAGAGCCTTTGCGTATGATCTCAAGCTTTTTAACCTTGTTAGAAAAGAAATACAATCATGTTATTGAGGATGAAGGAAAAAAATACATTCATTTTGCCGTTGACGGCGCTAAAAGAATGCGTCAAATAATTTTAGACCTATTAGATTTCTCTAGAGTCGGAAAAACGGAAGAGGAATTAATAGCAGTAGATTTTAATGAAATATTGGAAGAAGTACGTTTAATCTTCCAACAAGAAATCTTAGAAAAAGAGGCTACTTTAATTATTCCTACACTTCCTACAATTCATAGTTATAGCTTGCTAGTACAGCAACTTTTTCAGAATCTAATAGGCAATGCTTTAAAATATCAAAAAGAAGGTGCCAAGCCTATTATTGAGGTGTCTTATGAAGAATTAGACACCCATCATAAATTTACTGTATCTGATAATGGAATAGGAATAGATTCTGAGTATTTTGATAAAATATTCGTTATATTTCAGCGTTTACATGGTAGGAACCAATACAACGGTACTGGTATTGGTTTGGCATTAGTAAAAAAAATTATTGAAAATTTAAAAGGCAAAATTTGGGTGACGAGTGAAAAAGACGCTGGCACAACATTTTATTTTACAATCAAAAAAGAAGAAAATTAATCAAACCTCCATATGAAAAGTATTACTATATTATTAGTGGAAGATAATGAAGGTGATGTACTATTAACTACAGAGGCATTAGAAAGTTGTAAAATAACCAATACTTTAAAAGTAGTTAATGATGGGGAAGAAGCTCTAAATTTTGTTTACAAAAAAGAAAATTTTGTAAATGAAAAAACGCCAGACCTAATTCTATTAGATGTAAATCTTCCTAAGAAAAATGGTCATGAGGTGCTTCAAATATTAAAATCAGATAGTAGCTATAAACATATTCCTATTATAATGCTAACGACGTCTTCTTCTGCACTAGATATTAAAAAGGCGTATTCGCACTATGTAAATTGCTACATCACTAAACCAGTTGAACCTTCAGAGTTTATTTCTGCAGTTTCGCAGATAGAAAATTTTTGGATTAACATTGTAAAATTGCCTTAATAATTTTTATGATTAAAGATAAATCTACGTACTCCATACTAATTATTGAGGATAACCCAGGAGATCTTTATATTTTCCAAGAATATTTGAGGGATCAAATATTAAATCCGAACATTATTTCTGCAACCAATTTTAAAGAGGCAGCCGAGGTTTTACTTGATGGTACTCAAAAATTAGATATTATATTTTTGGATTTATCATTGCCAGATAAAAAAGGGATAGCGCTCATTCATGAAATAGTTAAAATAGGGAAAAAGAGGCCTATTGTTGTCCTTACAGGGTATGCAGATATTCAATTTAGTATTGACTCATTGCATTTAGGGGTTTCAGATTATTTAATAAAAGATGAACTTACGGCACTAACACTTTATAAAAGTGTGCGTTATAATATTGAGCGGGGTAAATACTTACTGCAGTTAGAACAATCTGAAAAAAGGTATATTGATTTATTTCATTTAAGTCCGCAACCTATGTGGATCTATGACTTAGATACCTTAATGTTTTTAGATGTGAATGATGCTGCAACGGCTCATTATGGGTATTCCTATGAGGAGTTTTTAACAATGAATATTCGGGATATTAGGCCGAAAGAGGAAGTTGTTGATTTCATGAAAATTTTAAAGGAAAATCCAGTAGATAAAGAAGGTAAGTTTAAGGGCTTTTTTAAACACCAGAAAAAGGATGGGACCGTAATAGAAGTGGAAATTACGAGTAATCTCATATCCAGAATTGGTAAAACGGTACGCATTAGTTTAGCGAATGATGTTACAGAGCGACTTAACTATATTAAAGCTATTGTTGATCAGAACGAGAAATTGAGAGAAATTGCGTGGATACAGTCTCACGTAGTTAGGGCTCCTTTAGCTCGGTTAATGGGACTAATTAAGATTTTAGACTGTGATGAAGATGTGCCTGTAAAGGATAAACATTTCGTCTATACAGAACTGCTGAAGTCTGCAGACGAACTAGATGAAATTATCAGGGGTATTTCTGAAAAAGCTTCTAAGATAGAAATTAACAATACGACGTATGATTTTGGAGATACTACTAGTAGATGATGATCCGATAGGACAATACTTGCATAATAGCATGCTTAATAAATGTGATGTATCTGGGCAAAAAATGTTCGAAAACGGTGCTTTAGCATTAAAGTATATTATGGAAAAAAAAGATCAAGAGATTTTATTTTTGATTTTTTTAGACATTAACATGCCTGTAATGAACGGGTGGGAATTATTAGAAGCATTGAATAAAACGCCTAGCAAAGCAGCATTTAAAGTTGTGATATTAACCTCGTCTATTGATTACTCTGATCGTGAAAAAGCAGATCAACATGCACAAGTATTCA encodes:
- a CDS encoding ATP-binding protein — translated: MFFNLYTIYGQKTIKDSLYQNIETFKLKPNYQKDTLYINLLYTYGKAYGFYNLDSLNIIAKESIALSKAIDYTKGEAKGYIILGNYYSETGEKELAIENFIKARSSAEVNNYVDVILLSKSSLATAYLHKEEYTKALNEYLSGIEIAKQNKDEETLAILYINITVIYSLQNEYKQCIYFLNKAMELNRRTGNERITAVTLINLAATYIDNNELRKASEKIDEGLPLLEKLELQEWLTYAYELKGNIFLKQEKASEALKWFQKSEKIHKDIAQTRYKISLYNGMSKTYLKLKDYKKTETYGLKALELSKNLNVLDERDEILKTLYQLKKETHQTEAALYYLEEFKAISDTINKKNNQKELKILKSNLEFDQEKERYILENEKVAAKQRLYFYGAILIIIAFSIIIYILKKNNKTQGLLNRKLTTKTKELQVKEKHLLHSNTTKTKLFTIIAHDLRGPINSFKSMFDLFTSKQINATEFIELAPTMGEGIDCIAFTLNNLLSWGQTEMNDIITEPENTNIGTLITQNNALLSKMADKKSITFENNINEEVLTWSGKNQISIAIRNLTSNALKFTPENGKITFGATEKQNHWEIYIKDTGVGITEEALNKIFNTQETFTTYGTNNEKGTGLGLVLCKEMIEKNNGSIWAESTLNIGTCFYFTLPKAK
- a CDS encoding DoxX family protein; translation: MKEYRLGYVLARIAIGVSMFGHGLVRLPKLEGFKNHIVGSFAESMIPEILVTPFAYTLPILEFVVGVLLIIGLFTKEALVLGTMIMIALVFGSTMIENWGIIDSQLLHALIFIGLLLGIKYNHWSLDTKVNK
- a CDS encoding PAS domain-containing protein; this translates as MSFNFQNLDSELLDFAIIATSLSNCAAALITLSDGKTIQVKSNHGATGFATSFYQNILLSTTDEILLKSNLRAADKTNVFDFYLGIPLKTKDQNSFGVLSLWHETEVEIKESQLNALKALARQIENKLIPEHQFQSLILDDATFYENSLKSSKVGLWELNVNTSEFKLNEVSINTLGYHKKDFKDFSFKTFLKIIYKDYVQESLSYLSQIKNREIEAYEHVIRVRHKKGYWSWMTITGQVTKWSANGDPEIVAGTMLDIHDFKTIEFQLNSIIDNIDCVAFRHIFFLDGSQEIVHLTKGTEKLWGLTNQEVYTSFDPVWNLLLEEEKPRLKGILENSVATLEKWETEWRIQHPDGSTRWHKGQGNPIKNKNGSVSIDTVIIDITDHVSKKEELRLLNKKLNQAQEIASLGYWEFDLEKGTEYWSENVYDIFGLDKGIPLTPEETITSLIFEEDIPAVIEKRQNAIENNQEFFLENRIKQSDGSVKWIRQIGNFIKNENNEAIFYEGTIQDITESKLVSLSLEDTIQRYNLVTKATSDAIWDLDFKTGEIFRGENYIKLFGYSKENMSSLDTSLWERHIHPDDHDRVVNSFNSSIEKGEYFWEEEYRFINVNKEYSNVIDKAFIVRNDYGEALRMVGAMQDVTEKLQAIEDIKRSNERFEKVSEATNDGIWDWDLINDVVFYGSGYEELFGYPKNEGKADPAVWISRIHPEDKPKVLELVNNLIEFKTQEYFNCEYRYLKSDGEYANVSDRGSVMKNELGEVIRIVGAAQDITDRVKYTEEIRNANERFEKIAEATHDAIWDWDLVNNTLYQGKGYQTLFGHNPEEIDLTFEFWRNNVHPDDLAQALASTEVLLNEKTGTYFKSEYRYLKSDGTYANVIDNGSVIRNEKGNVVRMVGAMQDITERRTFEASLKKLNNDLEKQAEELLRYNEELEQFAYVVSHDLQEPLRMISSFLTLLEKKYNHVIEDEGKKYIHFAVDGAKRMRQIILDLLDFSRVGKTEEELIAVDFNEILEEVRLIFQQEILEKEATLIIPTLPTIHSYSLLVQQLFQNLIGNALKYQKEGAKPIIEVSYEELDTHHKFTVSDNGIGIDSEYFDKIFVIFQRLHGRNQYNGTGIGLALVKKIIENLKGKIWVTSEKDAGTTFYFTIKKEEN
- a CDS encoding response regulator, with translation MKSITILLVEDNEGDVLLTTEALESCKITNTLKVVNDGEEALNFVYKKENFVNEKTPDLILLDVNLPKKNGHEVLQILKSDSSYKHIPIIMLTTSSSALDIKKAYSHYVNCYITKPVEPSEFISAVSQIENFWINIVKLP
- a CDS encoding response regulator translates to MIKDKSTYSILIIEDNPGDLYIFQEYLRDQILNPNIISATNFKEAAEVLLDGTQKLDIIFLDLSLPDKKGIALIHEIVKIGKKRPIVVLTGYADIQFSIDSLHLGVSDYLIKDELTALTLYKSVRYNIERGKYLLQLEQSEKRYIDLFHLSPQPMWIYDLDTLMFLDVNDAATAHYGYSYEEFLTMNIRDIRPKEEVVDFMKILKENPVDKEGKFKGFFKHQKKDGTVIEVEITSNLISRIGKTVRISLANDVTERLNYIKAIVDQNEKLREIAWIQSHVVRAPLARLMGLIKILDCDEDVPVKDKHFVYTELLKSADELDEIIRGISEKASKIEINNTTYDFGDTTSR
- a CDS encoding response regulator; this encodes MILEILLVDDDPIGQYLHNSMLNKCDVSGQKMFENGALALKYIMEKKDQEILFLIFLDINMPVMNGWELLEALNKTPSKAAFKVVILTSSIDYSDREKADQHAQVFKFVEKPLTIACVEDIKANADLASFF